A stretch of the Porifericola rhodea genome encodes the following:
- a CDS encoding BNR-4 repeat-containing protein, which produces MKSLKLFTPLLFLSLLLCTKIFAQGKVATFADDGAWCWFSDPRAVYYEGKHQRTYIGWVDSSGSIMIGYYDHQTGEQESYVLHNKLEVDDHDNPAIHITEEGKLMVFYAKHSRETPIYLLTSKYPEQIDAWEERRELALNDTATYSEFSKTYTYVNIWKVKDELFLLWRGMDFKPNYSISKDGGKSWSKGKIMVLPERIYRDRRPYVKAFSDGEKLHIAFTDGHPRRETDNSIYYTYYQNGSFFTAGGNKIASMDELPFSPQQAEQVHNGQTSNKAWIWDIAADKEGKPVLTYAVFPEDSTHYYHYTHWDGKQWQREELTFAGSWFPQTPAGSVEREQNYSGGVVLDHEDPTTVYLSRQKKGVFEIEQWQRKKSGKWKSIAITQNSTLDNIRPYAVHNAGSGNPLQMLFLTNERYIHYTDYKSQLKMWHTQKK; this is translated from the coding sequence ATGAAAAGCCTTAAACTATTTACTCCTCTACTGTTTTTGTCTCTTTTATTATGCACTAAAATATTTGCCCAGGGCAAAGTAGCTACTTTTGCAGATGATGGTGCCTGGTGCTGGTTCTCAGACCCCAGAGCTGTGTATTACGAAGGAAAACACCAGCGAACCTATATTGGCTGGGTAGATTCTTCGGGTAGTATTATGATTGGTTATTATGATCATCAGACCGGTGAGCAGGAGTCATATGTGTTGCATAACAAGTTAGAAGTGGATGACCATGATAATCCAGCTATCCATATCACAGAAGAGGGCAAATTAATGGTTTTTTATGCAAAGCATTCCAGAGAAACACCTATATATCTACTAACATCTAAATATCCTGAACAAATTGATGCCTGGGAAGAAAGACGTGAACTGGCGCTGAATGATACCGCTACCTATTCGGAATTTTCTAAAACCTATACGTATGTAAATATATGGAAGGTAAAAGATGAACTGTTTTTGCTTTGGAGAGGCATGGATTTCAAACCCAATTATTCCATCTCTAAAGATGGTGGCAAAAGCTGGTCTAAAGGTAAAATAATGGTTTTACCTGAAAGAATATACCGAGACCGTCGGCCATATGTTAAAGCCTTCAGTGATGGAGAAAAGCTACACATTGCCTTTACAGATGGTCACCCACGACGAGAAACTGACAATAGCATATATTACACCTATTATCAGAATGGTAGTTTTTTTACTGCCGGAGGCAATAAAATTGCAAGCATGGATGAGCTCCCCTTTTCTCCTCAACAGGCCGAACAGGTACATAATGGGCAAACTTCAAACAAAGCATGGATATGGGATATTGCCGCAGACAAAGAAGGAAAACCCGTCTTAACCTATGCTGTATTTCCGGAAGACTCTACGCATTATTACCATTACACTCACTGGGATGGTAAGCAGTGGCAGCGCGAAGAACTTACTTTTGCTGGAAGCTGGTTCCCACAGACGCCGGCAGGTTCTGTAGAAAGAGAGCAAAATTATTCAGGCGGTGTGGTGCTAGACCATGAAGATCCTACTACCGTTTATCTCTCGCGCCAGAAGAAAGGTGTATTTGAGATTGAACAATGGCAAAGAAAAAAGTCAGGAAAATGGAAAAGCATAGCAATTACACAAAACTCTACACTAGACAATATACGCCCTTATGCGGTGCATAATGCAGGTAGTGGCAACCCTTTACAAATGCTCTTCCTTACCAATGAGAGATACATACATTATACAGACTACAAATCTCAGCTAAAAATGTGGCACACTCAGAAAAAATAG
- a CDS encoding AMP-binding protein, producing MHNPKENNLLNDAQTWQSFCKQQLTGLAFDELKKEYDKIFSSYPFGIAWLPDEDTITHANLSALAHKLNLKNYQELYRWSIENREDYWNEAIKALNVEFDQPYQQIIETPVQDLENPDWLPQAKLNIARSCLKASPEKTAIICSDENQKLEKISYQELQTKCNQVSNGLTKLGFRPGDRIALYLPLCPEAVYAYLGIIQAGMVAVLIADSFSAHELKRRLASSEAKAIIAYDEYSYAGKALPVYPKIKEAQAPTAIIINTQNETETREEDILWQDFLASDTFNVLSATPDSLISILFSSGTTNEPKAIPWTQLTPIKCAADAHFHQDVQPKDVVSWTTGMGWMMGPWTIFAALMNKATLALFTGSAATPAFADFAEKANISILGTIPSLVKAWRKNKTMENRQLSIRLFSSTGEPSQVEDYLYLMWLAQFKAPIIEYCGGTEIGGGYISGSVLQAASPATFTTPTLGTELLFRNEENGQITHSQDGEVFIVPPAIGLSQHLLNRDHHKEYYEDTPQTADGTLLRKHGDSYQVFDQLLAGTTFYKSRGRADDSMNLGGIKISAVEIEKIVNQHPQVYESAAVAVAPKGGGPEALIIFFIPKSEVIDLPGLKTEWQALISKELNPLFRIKEIIPEQSLPRTASNKLMRRSLRKAYMQQQDE from the coding sequence ATGCATAACCCAAAAGAAAACAACCTCCTAAATGACGCCCAGACATGGCAGTCATTCTGTAAGCAGCAGCTAACAGGCTTAGCATTTGACGAACTTAAGAAAGAGTATGATAAGATATTCTCTAGTTACCCTTTTGGCATTGCCTGGCTACCAGATGAAGATACAATTACCCATGCCAACCTAAGTGCGCTAGCTCATAAATTAAATCTAAAAAACTACCAGGAGTTATATCGGTGGTCTATAGAAAATCGTGAAGACTACTGGAATGAAGCTATTAAAGCTCTTAACGTTGAGTTTGATCAGCCTTACCAACAGATTATTGAGACTCCGGTGCAAGACCTGGAAAACCCAGACTGGCTACCTCAGGCCAAATTAAATATAGCACGTAGCTGCTTGAAGGCTTCACCTGAAAAGACCGCTATTATCTGCTCGGATGAAAATCAAAAGTTGGAGAAAATTAGCTACCAAGAATTACAGACAAAATGCAATCAGGTATCCAATGGGTTAACGAAACTTGGGTTTAGGCCAGGGGATAGAATAGCCCTCTACCTACCGCTTTGCCCCGAAGCTGTTTATGCCTATCTCGGAATCATACAAGCCGGTATGGTGGCAGTACTCATAGCCGATAGCTTTTCTGCCCACGAACTTAAACGGAGGTTAGCAAGTAGTGAAGCCAAAGCGATTATTGCTTATGATGAGTACTCATATGCAGGAAAAGCACTTCCTGTTTATCCAAAGATTAAAGAGGCACAAGCTCCAACAGCAATTATCATAAATACTCAAAACGAAACAGAAACCAGAGAAGAAGATATTTTGTGGCAGGACTTTCTGGCTTCAGACACTTTTAATGTGCTGAGCGCTACTCCTGATTCTTTAATCAGTATTTTGTTCTCATCAGGCACTACCAATGAGCCTAAAGCCATTCCCTGGACTCAGCTTACACCTATAAAATGTGCGGCTGATGCTCACTTCCATCAAGATGTACAGCCAAAAGATGTGGTAAGCTGGACTACAGGTATGGGTTGGATGATGGGGCCCTGGACTATCTTTGCTGCTCTTATGAATAAGGCAACTTTAGCTCTGTTTACTGGTTCTGCCGCCACTCCTGCTTTTGCAGACTTTGCAGAAAAGGCAAACATCAGCATACTAGGCACTATACCTTCATTAGTAAAAGCCTGGAGAAAAAACAAAACAATGGAAAATAGGCAGTTGAGCATCAGACTATTTAGCTCTACTGGTGAACCCTCTCAGGTTGAAGACTACCTTTATCTGATGTGGCTGGCTCAATTTAAAGCGCCCATTATTGAGTATTGCGGCGGCACAGAAATTGGCGGAGGATATATCAGCGGTTCAGTGCTACAGGCTGCTTCTCCAGCTACTTTCACTACTCCTACTCTGGGTACTGAGCTTCTTTTTAGAAATGAAGAAAATGGGCAAATCACTCACTCCCAAGATGGAGAAGTGTTTATTGTTCCTCCTGCAATAGGACTATCGCAACATTTGCTCAACCGCGATCATCATAAAGAATATTATGAGGATACTCCACAAACGGCAGATGGAACATTGCTAAGAAAGCATGGTGATAGCTATCAGGTATTTGACCAACTTTTAGCGGGTACAACTTTCTATAAAAGTAGGGGTCGTGCGGATGATAGTATGAACCTGGGTGGCATAAAAATAAGTGCCGTAGAGATTGAGAAGATTGTTAATCAACACCCACAAGTATACGAAAGCGCGGCGGTAGCAGTAGCACCCAAAGGTGGAGGCCCCGAAGCACTTATCATCTTTTTCATTCCTAAGTCAGAAGTTATAGACCTGCCTGGCCTAAAAACAGAATGGCAAGCGTTAATTTCTAAGGAACTCAATCCTCTTTTCAGAATTAAAGAAATTATTCCTGAGCAAAGTCTGCCACGAACAGCTTCTAACAAACTTATGCGGCGAAGCCTGCGCAAAGCCTATATGCAACAACAAGACGAATAG
- a CDS encoding ligase-associated DNA damage response DEXH box helicase, whose translation MPSTSDNLSSLSPVFSWFNEQGWKPFAFQQEVWEAYLSGESGLLNAPTGSGKTYALWLACLLEFIRENPDTFQENRKNGLQVLWITPLKALAKDIQLAMQRACEALQIPWEVAVRSGDTSSSQRQKQMKNMPECLITTPESLHLLISQKQHSRLFKQLKCVIVDEWHELLGTKRGVQLELGISRLKVIRPELKIWGVSATIGNLEQAKDILLGPRHSRNSLIVKADIEKKIEVESILPDEIEKFPWAGHLGIKMLDKVLPIIEQSRTTLLFTNTRSQTEIWYQKLLARVPELAGQMAMHHGSLDNNVRTWVEEALHQGILKLVVCTSSLDLGVDFRPVETVIQVGSPKGIARFIQRAGRSGHQPGAVSQVYFLPTHSLELLEGAAIKEAIKQKIYESRRPLEKSFDVLVQYLVTLAVGEGFKEKEVYEEVKQTYAYRDLSPEEWQWALQFITTGGDSLGEYDEFAKVQLVDDVYLVESRKIAMRHRMSMGTIVSDPVLKVKYASGGFIGTIEESFISRLKKGDNFWFAGRNLKFERIKDLTVLVRKAKGSSGLIPSWSGGRMPLSSQLSDMLRYKLDEFLDGSYQDIELKALQPLLSLQDSWSALPDRQNFLIEKLTSKEGYHIYMYPFAGRAVHEILSTLLAWRISQIQPISFSIAMNDYGFELLSDTEIPLEEALELDLFTEEHLLEDILESVNSTEMAKRRFREIAAISGLIFQGFPGKPIGGKHLQATSQIIYDVFTEYDPNNLLIAQAMQEALYLQVEQSTLADVLQSIRQQKIIIEYPRYPTPFAFPIMVDRLREKISSETLEDRIRKMQEQLEAYAVFGE comes from the coding sequence ATGCCTTCAACTTCAGATAATTTATCTTCACTTTCGCCCGTTTTTTCATGGTTTAATGAACAGGGCTGGAAGCCATTTGCTTTTCAGCAGGAGGTATGGGAAGCATATCTGTCAGGTGAAAGTGGCTTGCTCAATGCTCCTACTGGTAGCGGTAAAACTTATGCGCTCTGGCTAGCCTGCTTGCTGGAGTTCATCCGGGAAAACCCCGACACTTTTCAGGAAAATAGAAAAAATGGACTTCAGGTACTTTGGATCACTCCCTTAAAAGCTTTGGCTAAAGACATACAGTTGGCTATGCAGAGAGCCTGCGAGGCTTTACAAATACCATGGGAGGTCGCAGTACGGAGTGGTGATACTAGTAGCAGTCAGCGTCAGAAGCAGATGAAAAACATGCCTGAATGCCTGATTACTACCCCTGAGAGCCTGCATCTGCTCATTAGTCAGAAACAACATAGCAGACTTTTTAAACAACTAAAGTGTGTGATTGTGGATGAGTGGCATGAATTACTGGGAACTAAACGTGGTGTACAGTTGGAGCTAGGTATCAGTCGCTTAAAAGTGATACGGCCAGAGTTAAAAATTTGGGGGGTATCGGCAACTATCGGTAATCTGGAGCAGGCTAAAGATATTCTTCTAGGTCCACGTCATTCACGAAACAGTCTTATTGTCAAAGCAGATATAGAAAAAAAGATAGAGGTAGAAAGTATTCTACCTGATGAAATAGAAAAATTCCCCTGGGCAGGTCATTTGGGTATAAAAATGCTGGACAAAGTATTGCCTATAATAGAGCAGAGCCGCACTACCCTATTGTTTACCAACACACGCTCCCAAACAGAAATCTGGTATCAGAAGCTATTAGCCAGAGTACCCGAACTGGCTGGTCAAATGGCGATGCACCATGGCTCACTAGATAACAACGTACGTACCTGGGTTGAAGAGGCTTTACATCAGGGGATACTTAAACTGGTGGTGTGTACTTCCAGTCTGGATCTGGGTGTTGATTTCCGTCCGGTAGAAACGGTTATACAGGTGGGAAGCCCGAAAGGAATTGCCCGGTTTATTCAAAGAGCCGGTCGTAGTGGTCATCAGCCAGGCGCAGTAAGCCAGGTTTATTTTCTACCTACTCATTCTCTAGAGCTACTGGAGGGTGCTGCTATTAAAGAGGCTATCAAGCAGAAAATATATGAGTCGCGTCGCCCTCTGGAAAAATCTTTTGATGTGCTGGTTCAGTACCTCGTTACCCTGGCCGTAGGCGAAGGTTTTAAAGAAAAAGAGGTGTATGAAGAAGTAAAGCAGACCTATGCTTATCGTGACCTTTCTCCGGAAGAGTGGCAATGGGCTTTACAGTTTATTACCACTGGAGGAGATAGCCTGGGCGAGTATGATGAATTTGCCAAGGTGCAGCTTGTAGACGACGTGTATCTGGTAGAAAGCCGAAAAATAGCTATGCGTCACCGTATGTCTATGGGCACCATAGTGAGCGATCCGGTGCTCAAAGTAAAATATGCCAGCGGAGGTTTTATAGGAACTATAGAAGAAAGCTTTATCTCCCGCCTTAAAAAAGGCGACAATTTCTGGTTTGCTGGTAGAAATCTGAAGTTTGAGCGTATTAAGGATCTGACCGTGTTGGTGCGCAAAGCTAAAGGTAGCAGTGGCTTGATACCTTCCTGGTCTGGTGGCCGCATGCCCCTTTCTTCACAGCTTTCAGATATGCTTCGCTACAAACTGGATGAGTTTCTGGATGGCAGCTATCAGGACATAGAATTGAAGGCCTTACAACCCCTGCTTTCCTTGCAAGATAGCTGGTCTGCCCTGCCTGACCGCCAGAATTTTCTAATAGAAAAGTTAACTTCAAAAGAAGGTTATCATATATATATGTACCCATTTGCTGGAAGAGCAGTACATGAAATCCTTTCTACACTGCTTGCCTGGCGTATAAGTCAGATTCAGCCCATTTCTTTTTCTATTGCCATGAACGACTATGGTTTTGAACTTTTGTCGGATACTGAAATTCCTTTGGAAGAAGCTCTTGAGCTAGACCTCTTTACTGAAGAGCATCTGCTGGAAGATATATTAGAAAGTGTAAATAGTACCGAAATGGCCAAGCGTCGTTTTCGGGAGATTGCCGCTATATCAGGATTAATTTTTCAGGGTTTTCCTGGTAAACCTATTGGAGGTAAACATTTGCAAGCTACCTCTCAAATTATTTATGATGTATTTACTGAATACGACCCCAATAACTTACTTATTGCACAGGCAATGCAGGAAGCGCTCTACCTTCAGGTAGAACAGTCTACGCTTGCTGATGTTCTTCAATCTATCAGGCAACAAAAAATTATTATAGAATATCCTCGCTACCCTACTCCTTTTGCTTTCCCAATTATGGTAGATCGCCTAAGAGAAAAGATTAGTTCTGAGACACTTGAAGACAGAATCAGGAAGATGCAGGAGCAATTAGAGGCTTATGCTGTTTTTGGAGAATAA
- a CDS encoding SGNH/GDSL hydrolase family protein, with product MRLLLRFSLFALILISVMSFSEKKRKKVIFFGDSITQAGAEKPEGYINILKQKVDTTAYQLIGKGISGNKVTDLEKRVKKDVLKLNPDVVFIYIGINDVWHFYEPEGAVGTKIERYESGLRKLTNELNAQNIRTILCTPTVIGEEPSFDGEINHELEKYAEIVRKVAKETDSELCDLRTAFKDYIKQNNPSAANSGILTTDRVHLNDKGDKFVAELFSKYL from the coding sequence ATGCGTCTACTTCTCCGATTTTCCTTATTTGCCCTAATACTTATAAGTGTTATGTCATTTAGCGAAAAAAAAAGAAAGAAAGTAATATTTTTTGGTGACTCTATTACTCAAGCCGGTGCTGAAAAGCCTGAAGGATATATCAATATTCTGAAACAAAAAGTAGATACTACTGCTTATCAGTTAATTGGTAAAGGTATCAGTGGCAATAAAGTAACTGATCTGGAAAAACGTGTAAAGAAAGACGTACTAAAGTTAAACCCGGATGTTGTCTTCATTTACATTGGAATTAATGATGTATGGCATTTTTACGAACCTGAGGGTGCTGTAGGTACAAAAATAGAGCGATACGAAAGTGGGCTGAGAAAGCTTACCAATGAGTTGAACGCACAAAATATACGCACGATTTTATGTACACCTACTGTTATTGGTGAAGAGCCTTCATTTGATGGAGAGATTAACCACGAGCTAGAAAAATATGCTGAAATCGTTCGTAAAGTTGCAAAAGAGACGGACTCAGAACTATGCGATTTACGCACAGCTTTTAAAGACTATATAAAACAGAACAACCCTAGCGCTGCAAACAGTGGAATTCTCACTACTGACCGGGTACACCTTAACGATAAGGGAGATAAGTTTGTGGCTGAGCTGTTTAGCAAGTATTTATGA
- a CDS encoding response regulator, whose protein sequence is MMKFNKVLLVDDDEISNFINTQVLMDINLADDIMVAMNGQEALELLRESYETDDTFGRPELIFLDLNMPIMDGFSFLQACEFCKNGNIKVVVLSSSTNSKDMEAAQRFPQVKYYLNKPLTADKVEQALAAFSSN, encoded by the coding sequence ATGATGAAATTTAACAAAGTGCTGTTGGTGGATGATGATGAAATCTCAAATTTTATCAATACACAGGTTTTGATGGACATAAATCTGGCAGATGATATCATGGTTGCCATGAATGGGCAGGAAGCACTAGAGTTGTTGCGAGAGAGTTATGAAACTGACGATACATTTGGTCGGCCAGAATTGATATTCCTGGATCTTAACATGCCTATAATGGATGGCTTCAGTTTCTTGCAGGCATGTGAGTTCTGCAAAAATGGAAACATCAAAGTTGTGGTATTGTCCTCTTCTACCAATAGTAAAGATATGGAAGCAGCTCAGAGGTTTCCTCAGGTAAAGTATTATTTGAACAAACCTCTGACTGCCGATAAAGTGGAACAGGCCTTAGCTGCATTTAGCAGCAATTAA
- a CDS encoding YkgJ family cysteine cluster protein, with amino-acid sequence MSIKKKVKAVEKLYEELSREMQLFTQGTNLHCVSGCGKCCFKPDIDATILEFLPLALHLHTQGEAEKFLEKLKTFDSSQVCAVLLALGTDKQQGKCTQYNYRGMICRLFGFSLAFDKYGSKRLSTCNVIKTERVPELQRAEAWIKEGRPAPVMRNYYFRLCNIDYRLTEKFYPINTAIRLALEEVLAYYSYRSPLKAS; translated from the coding sequence ATGTCCATCAAGAAAAAAGTAAAAGCAGTAGAAAAGTTGTATGAGGAGTTAAGTCGGGAGATGCAACTCTTTACACAAGGCACTAACCTGCATTGCGTTAGTGGATGCGGTAAGTGCTGTTTTAAACCAGATATAGATGCCACTATTCTGGAATTTTTGCCCTTAGCTTTGCACCTGCATACCCAAGGGGAAGCAGAGAAGTTTCTAGAAAAGTTAAAAACATTTGACTCCAGCCAGGTTTGCGCGGTGCTTTTGGCATTAGGTACCGATAAGCAGCAGGGTAAATGCACACAGTACAACTACAGGGGAATGATATGCAGGCTCTTTGGCTTTTCGCTTGCCTTTGATAAATATGGAAGCAAAAGACTTTCCACCTGCAATGTTATTAAAACTGAACGTGTGCCTGAACTTCAGAGGGCCGAAGCATGGATTAAAGAAGGCCGGCCTGCACCAGTAATGCGAAACTACTACTTTCGCCTTTGCAATATTGATTACCGACTTACTGAGAAGTTTTATCCAATTAATACTGCCATAAGATTAGCATTAGAAGAAGTACTGGCGTATTACAGCTACAGATCCCCTCTGAAAGCATCATAA
- a CDS encoding OmpA family protein, which translates to MRQIISCICLVLLSFSAEAQSFKKLMKTADKYYRDGFYTEAVNTYLEAEKEEPNDLNLAYRIGQAYLKSKYKDRALPYMIKVYENTEKPKDEMIYNLALAYQFNHKFMEALDHFSTYREMTDNTFAADQHIMQCAIGIEYINNPKNVKITNLKTVNSDNQDYAPLVTADGNSLIFTSRREGSTGNEMAYDNNYYEDIYISHRENNSWKAPEKIKGAVNTNYHECGAAISPDGTQLFIYMDEGDGDFYVSTFDGEKWGEPKPVGGVNSPYRELSISMNGEGNKLYFSSNRPGGYGGFDIYVSTLDDFNRWGKPINLGPKINTAGDEDAPFIHADGETLYFSSTGHLGMGGFDIFKSKYLREKWTTPVNLAYPINTAQDDNYFVIAKNNEYGYYATAREDGLGGNDIYAILMDKRDFIQEKRDAPLMTLARKKDKETYLVGTIKNIETGEFLEAEIILSDNEKNIVVTRTISNPETGSFKIAIPEGKNLGLTVESDGYLFYSQNLKSSSLKPNQQNRLDISLQESKVGTIGVLKNIFFDTNKSNIRKESLVELNQIYTLLKAQPNIVIQINGHTDNVGDAAYNQHLSEERARAVADYLLNFGLSQDRITAKGFGESKPVASNDYEEGGRALNRRTEIEIIKILDTK; encoded by the coding sequence ATGAGACAAATTATTAGCTGTATTTGCCTTGTATTACTTTCTTTTTCTGCTGAGGCACAGTCTTTCAAAAAACTAATGAAGACCGCTGATAAATACTATCGGGATGGTTTTTATACAGAGGCTGTGAATACCTATCTGGAAGCGGAAAAAGAAGAACCCAATGATCTGAATCTAGCTTACCGAATCGGGCAGGCTTACCTTAAAAGTAAATATAAAGACCGTGCGCTTCCGTACATGATTAAAGTGTACGAAAATACTGAAAAACCTAAGGACGAGATGATCTACAATCTGGCCCTGGCTTATCAGTTCAACCATAAATTTATGGAAGCGCTGGACCACTTTAGTACTTACCGGGAAATGACCGATAATACCTTTGCCGCTGACCAACACATTATGCAGTGTGCAATAGGTATTGAGTATATAAATAATCCCAAAAATGTTAAAATCACTAACCTCAAAACTGTCAACTCCGACAATCAGGACTATGCCCCTTTGGTAACAGCGGATGGTAATTCTTTAATTTTTACCTCTCGTCGTGAAGGTTCTACCGGAAATGAGATGGCCTACGACAATAACTATTATGAGGACATCTATATTTCTCACAGAGAAAACAATAGCTGGAAAGCACCTGAAAAAATTAAGGGAGCCGTAAACACCAATTACCATGAGTGTGGAGCGGCAATCTCACCTGATGGAACCCAGCTCTTTATCTACATGGATGAAGGCGATGGTGATTTCTACGTATCCACATTTGATGGCGAAAAGTGGGGAGAGCCCAAGCCGGTGGGCGGTGTTAACTCACCCTATCGTGAATTGTCCATTTCTATGAATGGTGAAGGTAACAAACTCTATTTTTCTAGTAACCGCCCTGGCGGGTATGGTGGATTTGACATTTATGTTTCAACCCTGGACGATTTTAACCGCTGGGGTAAGCCTATAAATCTGGGGCCTAAAATTAATACTGCCGGTGATGAAGATGCTCCATTTATTCATGCCGATGGAGAAACTTTGTACTTTAGTTCAACCGGCCACCTGGGTATGGGAGGCTTTGATATTTTTAAAAGCAAATACCTACGTGAGAAATGGACAACACCAGTAAACCTGGCTTATCCTATTAATACCGCTCAGGATGATAATTATTTCGTAATTGCCAAAAACAATGAGTACGGCTATTACGCAACAGCTCGTGAAGATGGACTTGGTGGTAATGATATTTATGCTATCCTGATGGATAAACGAGATTTTATACAGGAGAAAAGAGATGCTCCCCTGATGACATTGGCTCGCAAAAAAGACAAGGAGACTTATCTGGTAGGTACCATCAAAAACATTGAAACCGGTGAGTTTCTGGAAGCTGAAATAATTCTATCCGATAACGAGAAAAATATTGTAGTTACTCGTACCATTTCTAACCCGGAAACCGGTTCATTTAAAATAGCCATACCTGAAGGTAAAAATCTCGGGCTTACAGTAGAAAGTGATGGCTACCTCTTCTACTCACAAAACCTGAAGTCTTCTTCACTGAAGCCAAACCAACAAAACCGCCTGGATATCAGCTTACAGGAAAGTAAAGTAGGTACTATTGGGGTACTAAAGAATATTTTCTTTGACACCAACAAATCAAACATTCGTAAAGAATCTTTAGTGGAGCTTAATCAAATTTATACCCTTCTTAAGGCTCAGCCGAATATTGTAATTCAGATTAACGGACATACCGATAATGTAGGAGATGCCGCTTATAATCAACACCTATCGGAAGAAAGAGCAAGAGCAGTAGCTGACTATCTCCTCAATTTTGGTCTGTCGCAGGATAGAATTACCGCTAAAGGTTTTGGAGAAAGTAAGCCAGTTGCTTCCAACGATTACGAAGAAGGAGGCAGAGCACTCAACCGTCGTACCGAGATTGAGATTATTAAAATACTGGATACAAAGTAA